From Gimesia panareensis, the proteins below share one genomic window:
- a CDS encoding Ig-like domain-containing protein, translating to MQLNDDGVTLELWNQEGLLLSRPVSEISELNIHAGSGNDSLTIDFSNGFPFPASNLHFDAGEDGGEIVLTQQDPGKKFSDVIHSLSGIDSGMVSIDGLLFSYSHATSIKDDLNTSARTIRYSGSNQTFTLSAVDSPWDGFTRFATSSGAAIDFNNSAESMLLTAVPGGESNSFLLQGLSDEFAADLNISGNENDRFELLSQNLQLEQTSLQVSTGTIVVNGAVSGDSGGILLEAVHNLILKQGSRLSTVDGDLKLRANLRNQGQGDWVGIQGVGTLIESSGSGNIVINGRGSNGVMAGGSGADGHRGIHFSAGSTIQSTGTGNQAGRITLVGFGGEGIDSNGGVVLSDTKILSQDGNVSVWGQGGGSLAGGYNDGIFMNRSSIISSGTGADAASIALVGNGGTGKRNSTGVTLIGSLLAGSDYGIQSVDGNIFVKGSGGGDAESRGNMGIIQRNFKIQSTGTGASAGAITVIGTGGKGVGQNYGLNLYSFLDSPGATSITSVDGDILLSGRAGEHTSLGINMGLANVSSTGTGDEAGGIHIDSQGTYFLRESAYLESALSDIQIAVNQQSGTDSGDLWMTGDAFINSGLGNMVLDIYRDILLSRLISNKGVNVFSQTGSIYDNDDFNLDVNAIDAFLAAFGSVGTEQNPLEVSIENFDDSMSPYIRNSNYSKIIDTDSPGFRKTGSWETLSTERGETHSFRTHSNPAEAEPNTAVWNFDNLLPGTYRISGHWDPAANLAADAKLSISGGMNGELPQRIDQRRLNADLTDAGRDWQDLGFVTVGDNGSIQVSLSDEGAARSITADAMRIEEVDSVLSTTDVSVSEAEGEATITVTSWNAVGTPFTVDYATADESALAQSDYGISSGTLYFSGNRDGESQTITIPLSNDDDLELTEQFRVNLSNVLSEKNIAIEQKYANVMITNDDPITVDEDAGKQWISLTDLGEAINASEVAALTVSTDHPEMFAELQLIHDSQTPAVVLEFETVANVSGNAGIVVTVEDLSGRQTVHYLPVVVNEVNDAPFAVDDSFSVSEDGVLNAGNVLLGNGGAADSDVENQVLTVTGLAGGNVGDTLTLPSGALLTIQAGWLFTYDPNGRFDSLPEGETGTDQFTYTIMDSLGATDTATVTISILGQNDSPTVEYALEITASEDDSIKVVDLLAGVQDVDQNDVLNVSDLELKSGDGGGISPSGNSLEIDASYYGYLNPNESAVISYGYQINDGFGGTVSQSVEITVSGANDAPTVDASIRVTLSEDDSVKVVDLLTGASDADQHDSLSVSDLTLKSGDAGGVSLSGDSLEIDASYYEYLNPDETAVISYDYQIDDGFGGTVNQSVEITVSGVNDAPTVAAAIEVALSEDDPVKVVDLLSGASDADQHDSLSVSDLTLKSGDGGGVSLSGDSLEIDASYYGYLNPNESAVIIYEYQVNDGFGGTVNQSVEITVSGANDAPTVDAAIKVALSEDDAVKVVSLLSGAQDADQHDSLSVSDLTLVSGDAGGVSLSGDSLEIDASYYGYLNPDETAVISYDYQINDGFGGTVSQSVIITVSGANDVPSVNADLKVALSEDDAVKVVNLLSGAQDVDLHDSLSVSDLSLVSGDAGGVSLSGNSLEIDASYYGYLNPNESAVIDYMYQVNDGFGGTVNQSVKITVSGANDVPSVNADLKVSLGEDDPVKVVDLLTGVSDVDQHDSLNVSDLTLVSGDAGGMSLSGNSLEIDTSYYSYLNPNESVVISYVYEINDGFGGTVSQSVEITVSGANDVPTVDAALVVSLTEDDAVKVVDLLAGVQDVDQNDTLNLGALTLVSGDAGGVSQSGNSLVIDPASYNYLAKNESIEIRYDFQVADDFGGIVTQSVLIDMTGVNDPPELAVVTYPVPVDAVAGTIAAVVSGADVDSGASVSYFMDDDYFGVDSDTGIIRLKQNPGWEVNTDYQMEVIVKDQDGGMTTSPVTVSFVEPDGLTVDEGVINQTQQAGSISNLQDQTAALQQISDQLTGRIQFEQNVLDLLNVKLVNAEDVFHRQAQQNGDPSLEIYPKVEVKPVRLQPRIIVDYQDVPPGLAVRLDGTDYPLPVDGNQITIEDLPYTPQTTIFDVQLVRIEDGAVFGSLYSVKLAGGGVQKTVGTPGQTNFPELAFVPELPAELHVTDEQVSVARADYLQAQIEIPAHEAILQWLNSTVQRIQSEMAGLSSLVSGLQEEVNSPATELNQAVVDERLARERLQTADHVVSVLTRRVSDLQQYSQNLLEVLEQRESAVTAALDQLTDLQTQQAELQDLPQTLDLITSQHAQVSQIIDAIHLDIASVRDTLVGLIDDFDETTDSLSDQEFLEAAQTALDEAIQSVAVIDEEYQHEQGVLASLESERDVKQDQFDAANAVTSSARSSWESAQALLAQRRQEREDAIQLVNDLVDQWYRDVYPYLTRGGSYTTWGEYQDANTAQQQASERYEEAIGIEIDARRAYEATLPAYNTALSELNQAQQLVDDQQQVIDSLEGPRSAAHSHLDQMTSAVQRLQSLLTALDSESSTHAELADQISDLTQRLSIRVQTENSLTEQIAQLESGTALDELPALQTVREDASRIWDRVAAELETARESLQRAETIRAELTEAWRRERASLFQDAQSLSAANDETLTEQGRLYVESIDADSMMIRFRAGAGRHTISLEVVS from the coding sequence TTGCAGCTGAATGACGATGGAGTCACCCTGGAGCTGTGGAATCAGGAAGGGCTGCTCTTATCGCGTCCTGTCTCTGAGATTTCTGAGCTAAATATTCATGCCGGTTCCGGCAATGATTCTCTGACCATCGATTTCAGTAATGGCTTTCCTTTTCCGGCCTCAAATCTGCATTTTGATGCGGGAGAAGATGGCGGAGAGATTGTCCTTACTCAGCAGGATCCGGGAAAAAAGTTTTCGGATGTGATCCATTCCCTGTCTGGCATCGATTCGGGGATGGTTTCAATTGACGGACTCTTATTCAGTTACTCGCATGCCACTTCGATCAAAGATGATTTGAATACCTCAGCGCGGACCATTCGTTATTCCGGTTCGAATCAGACGTTCACGCTTTCTGCAGTTGATTCTCCATGGGATGGTTTTACTCGATTTGCTACCAGTTCAGGCGCTGCAATCGACTTCAATAATTCTGCTGAGTCAATGCTGTTAACTGCGGTACCCGGGGGGGAATCAAATTCATTTCTGCTGCAGGGGCTTTCCGACGAGTTTGCAGCAGATTTGAACATTTCCGGAAATGAAAATGATCGTTTTGAACTACTGTCTCAAAACCTGCAGCTGGAACAAACGAGTCTTCAGGTCTCCACGGGAACGATCGTTGTTAATGGTGCTGTTTCCGGTGACAGTGGCGGGATTCTTCTGGAAGCTGTACACAATCTGATCCTGAAACAAGGGAGCAGATTATCGACAGTTGACGGTGATCTTAAGTTAAGGGCAAACCTGCGGAATCAGGGGCAGGGCGACTGGGTCGGGATTCAGGGAGTGGGGACCCTGATCGAATCTTCCGGTAGCGGTAACATTGTGATTAATGGCAGGGGCAGTAATGGTGTCATGGCTGGTGGATCCGGGGCGGACGGACACCGGGGAATTCATTTTTCAGCAGGAAGCACCATTCAGTCAACCGGCACAGGAAATCAGGCGGGTAGGATTACGCTGGTCGGATTTGGCGGTGAAGGTATTGATTCTAATGGTGGGGTGGTCCTGTCGGATACGAAAATTCTCTCCCAGGATGGAAATGTCTCTGTTTGGGGACAGGGCGGAGGCAGCTTGGCGGGGGGATATAATGACGGGATCTTCATGAACCGGAGTTCTATCATTTCAAGCGGGACTGGAGCAGATGCTGCCAGCATTGCTCTGGTCGGGAATGGTGGGACAGGAAAGAGAAACAGCACTGGAGTGACGCTCATCGGCAGTCTGCTTGCTGGCAGTGATTATGGAATCCAGAGCGTCGACGGGAATATCTTTGTTAAAGGGAGCGGAGGTGGCGATGCTGAATCTCGGGGAAACATGGGGATCATCCAGAGGAATTTCAAAATTCAGTCGACGGGAACGGGAGCCAGTGCCGGTGCAATTACGGTCATTGGAACTGGAGGAAAGGGAGTTGGTCAGAATTATGGATTGAATCTTTACAGTTTTCTCGATTCTCCTGGAGCCACAAGCATTACCAGTGTTGATGGAGATATTCTTCTTTCTGGACGCGCGGGAGAGCATACCAGCCTGGGAATTAATATGGGTCTTGCGAATGTTTCCTCTACCGGGACTGGAGACGAGGCAGGTGGGATTCATATTGATTCACAGGGAACTTATTTCCTCAGGGAATCAGCATATCTGGAGTCGGCTCTCAGTGACATTCAGATTGCTGTGAATCAGCAGTCGGGTACGGACTCTGGTGACCTGTGGATGACCGGTGACGCATTTATTAATTCCGGTCTGGGTAATATGGTTCTGGATATTTATCGAGACATACTTCTCTCCCGGTTGATCTCGAACAAGGGCGTCAATGTTTTTTCCCAGACCGGTTCGATCTATGACAATGACGATTTCAATCTGGATGTAAATGCGATCGATGCGTTCTTGGCTGCTTTCGGATCAGTTGGTACGGAGCAGAATCCTCTGGAAGTAAGCATTGAAAATTTCGATGACTCAATGTCACCTTACATTCGAAATTCGAACTACAGCAAAATTATCGATACTGATTCTCCGGGCTTTCGCAAGACCGGCTCCTGGGAAACACTATCGACTGAACGGGGGGAGACGCACTCATTCAGAACACATTCGAATCCTGCAGAAGCGGAGCCGAATACTGCTGTCTGGAATTTTGATAATTTGCTGCCAGGAACATACCGGATCTCCGGTCACTGGGATCCGGCAGCGAATCTGGCTGCTGATGCGAAATTATCTATTTCAGGTGGTATGAACGGCGAGCTGCCGCAGCGAATCGATCAGCGCCGGTTGAATGCTGATCTCACAGACGCCGGCAGGGACTGGCAGGATCTGGGCTTTGTTACCGTGGGAGATAATGGGTCGATTCAAGTCAGCCTGTCAGATGAGGGGGCAGCCCGGTCGATTACTGCAGATGCGATGCGAATCGAGGAAGTCGATAGCGTACTTTCTACGACTGATGTGTCTGTCAGTGAGGCAGAGGGAGAAGCGACGATCACGGTTACTTCCTGGAATGCCGTGGGAACTCCTTTTACTGTCGACTATGCGACTGCTGACGAATCTGCTTTAGCTCAGTCTGATTACGGGATCTCAAGCGGTACTTTGTATTTTTCAGGTAACAGAGATGGTGAATCGCAGACGATCACTATCCCGCTGAGCAATGATGACGATCTGGAGCTCACAGAACAGTTTCGGGTTAATTTGAGTAATGTGCTCTCAGAAAAAAATATTGCGATTGAACAGAAATACGCGAACGTGATGATCACGAATGATGATCCCATCACGGTTGATGAAGACGCCGGCAAACAATGGATTTCTCTGACTGATTTGGGAGAGGCAATCAATGCTTCTGAAGTCGCAGCGCTGACGGTCAGCACCGATCACCCGGAAATGTTTGCTGAACTTCAACTTATTCATGATTCCCAGACTCCGGCGGTCGTTCTGGAATTTGAAACTGTTGCGAATGTTTCGGGAAATGCGGGCATCGTTGTAACGGTAGAGGATCTCTCCGGCAGACAGACGGTTCATTACCTGCCTGTTGTTGTGAATGAAGTCAACGATGCGCCCTTCGCCGTCGATGACTCTTTTTCAGTCAGTGAAGATGGAGTGCTGAATGCAGGAAATGTGCTTCTGGGGAACGGTGGCGCAGCCGACAGCGACGTGGAAAACCAGGTCCTGACCGTGACCGGTCTGGCAGGCGGAAACGTCGGAGATACTCTGACTTTACCGTCGGGGGCCCTGTTGACGATTCAGGCTGGCTGGTTATTCACCTATGATCCAAACGGTCGATTTGACTCTCTGCCAGAAGGCGAAACGGGAACAGATCAATTTACCTACACAATCATGGATTCACTGGGGGCCACGGATACCGCGACGGTCACCATCTCTATCCTCGGTCAAAATGATTCGCCGACTGTCGAATATGCTCTGGAAATCACAGCGAGTGAAGATGACTCAATCAAAGTTGTGGACCTGTTGGCCGGTGTGCAGGATGTCGATCAGAACGACGTTCTGAATGTCAGTGATCTGGAATTGAAATCCGGTGACGGCGGTGGCATAAGTCCGTCGGGTAATTCTCTGGAAATCGATGCCAGTTACTATGGGTACCTGAACCCGAATGAATCAGCGGTGATTTCGTATGGCTACCAGATCAACGACGGTTTTGGCGGCACGGTCAGCCAGTCTGTGGAAATTACGGTCAGTGGCGCCAATGATGCTCCAACCGTGGATGCCTCCATCAGGGTTACACTGAGTGAAGATGACTCTGTGAAAGTCGTCGATCTGTTGACCGGGGCGTCTGATGCAGACCAGCATGACAGCCTGAGTGTAAGTGACCTGACGCTGAAATCCGGTGATGCCGGTGGCGTAAGCCTGTCGGGGGATTCTCTGGAGATCGATGCCAGCTACTATGAGTACCTGAACCCGGATGAGACAGCGGTGATTTCGTATGACTACCAGATCGACGATGGATTTGGTGGCACGGTTAACCAGTCTGTGGAAATCACGGTCAGCGGTGTCAATGATGCTCCAACCGTGGCTGCCGCGATCGAGGTGGCACTGAGCGAAGATGATCCTGTGAAAGTGGTCGATCTGCTGAGTGGGGCGTCTGATGCAGACCAGCATGACAGTCTGAGTGTGAGTGACCTGACGCTGAAATCCGGTGATGGCGGTGGTGTGAGCCTGTCGGGAGATTCCCTGGAGATCGATGCCAGTTACTATGGTTACCTGAATCCGAATGAGTCGGCCGTGATCATTTACGAGTATCAGGTCAACGATGGTTTTGGTGGCACGGTCAATCAGTCTGTGGAAATTACGGTCAGTGGCGCCAATGATGCACCAACCGTGGACGCAGCCATCAAGGTGGCGCTGAGTGAAGATGATGCTGTCAAAGTAGTAAGTCTGTTATCTGGTGCTCAGGATGCAGATCAGCATGACAGCCTGAGTGTAAGTGACCTGACGCTGGTATCCGGCGATGCCGGTGGTGTGAGCCTGTCGGGGGATTCTCTGGAGATCGATGCCAGCTACTATGGGTACCTGAACCCGGATGAGACAGCGGTGATTTCGTATGACTACCAGATCAATGATGGTTTTGGCGGCACGGTCAGCCAGTCTGTGATAATCACGGTCAGTGGTGCCAATGATGTGCCATCAGTGAATGCCGACCTCAAGGTGGCACTGAGCGAAGATGACGCAGTCAAAGTTGTGAATCTGTTGAGCGGTGCTCAGGATGTGGATCTCCATGACAGTCTGAGTGTGAGTGACCTGTCACTGGTCTCCGGCGATGCTGGTGGTGTGAGCCTGTCGGGAAATTCCCTCGAGATCGATGCCAGTTACTATGGTTACCTGAATCCGAATGAATCGGCCGTGATCGATTACATGTATCAGGTCAATGATGGTTTTGGTGGCACGGTTAACCAGTCTGTGAAAATCACGGTCAGTGGCGCCAATGATGTACCATCAGTGAATGCCGACCTCAAGGTGTCTTTGGGTGAAGATGATCCCGTGAAAGTCGTCGATCTGCTGACTGGGGTCTCTGATGTGGATCAGCACGACAGCCTGAATGTGAGTGACCTGACGCTGGTGTCGGGCGATGCTGGTGGTATGAGCCTGTCGGGGAATTCCCTCGAAATCGACACGAGTTACTATAGTTACCTGAACCCAAATGAATCTGTGGTGATTTCGTATGTTTACGAGATCAACGATGGTTTTGGTGGAACAGTCAGTCAGTCTGTGGAAATTACGGTCAGCGGTGCCAATGATGTGCCGACTGTGGATGCTGCCCTCGTGGTTTCGTTGACTGAAGACGATGCGGTCAAAGTTGTGGACCTGTTGGCCGGTGTCCAGGATGTGGATCAAAATGATACCCTGAACCTGGGGGCGCTGACGCTGGTCTCCGGCGATGCTGGTGGCGTCAGTCAATCGGGTAACTCCCTGGTGATCGATCCTGCCAGCTATAATTACCTTGCTAAGAATGAATCGATCGAGATTCGTTATGACTTCCAGGTCGCTGATGATTTTGGGGGAATCGTCACTCAGTCCGTTCTGATTGATATGACAGGGGTCAATGATCCGCCTGAGTTGGCGGTGGTTACCTACCCGGTTCCAGTTGATGCAGTAGCGGGCACGATTGCAGCCGTTGTTTCCGGGGCTGATGTTGATTCTGGCGCCAGCGTATCTTACTTCATGGATGATGATTATTTTGGAGTCGATTCTGATACTGGAATTATCAGACTGAAACAGAATCCCGGCTGGGAAGTCAATACAGACTATCAGATGGAAGTGATCGTTAAGGACCAGGACGGAGGTATGACTACCAGTCCGGTCACGGTGTCTTTCGTTGAACCTGATGGTCTGACGGTGGATGAGGGAGTCATCAATCAGACTCAACAGGCAGGATCAATCTCGAATCTGCAGGATCAGACAGCAGCACTCCAACAGATCAGTGATCAACTGACAGGGCGGATTCAGTTCGAGCAAAACGTACTTGATTTGCTGAATGTTAAACTGGTGAATGCTGAAGATGTCTTTCATCGACAGGCACAGCAGAATGGTGATCCATCTCTGGAAATTTATCCGAAAGTGGAAGTAAAGCCTGTGCGGCTCCAGCCCCGAATCATTGTGGACTACCAGGATGTTCCACCTGGACTGGCTGTGCGACTGGACGGCACGGATTATCCACTGCCCGTCGATGGTAATCAGATTACGATTGAAGATTTGCCCTATACACCTCAAACGACGATCTTTGATGTTCAACTGGTCCGAATTGAAGATGGTGCGGTGTTCGGCAGTCTTTATTCAGTGAAGCTGGCCGGTGGAGGGGTTCAAAAGACGGTTGGGACCCCAGGTCAGACAAACTTCCCGGAACTGGCATTCGTACCGGAGTTACCCGCTGAATTACATGTGACTGATGAGCAGGTGAGTGTCGCCAGAGCAGATTATCTGCAGGCGCAGATCGAAATACCTGCACACGAGGCAATTCTGCAATGGTTAAATTCTACTGTGCAGAGAATCCAGTCGGAAATGGCAGGCCTCTCCAGTCTAGTTTCCGGATTGCAGGAAGAGGTGAACAGCCCCGCCACAGAACTGAATCAGGCGGTGGTTGACGAGCGACTGGCCCGCGAACGACTGCAGACAGCAGATCATGTGGTAAGCGTCCTGACCCGGCGGGTTTCTGATTTGCAGCAGTATTCGCAGAATTTGCTTGAGGTATTGGAGCAGCGCGAAAGTGCTGTGACTGCTGCCCTGGATCAGCTCACGGATCTGCAAACACAGCAGGCAGAATTGCAGGATCTCCCGCAGACACTGGATCTGATTACTTCACAGCATGCGCAGGTGAGCCAGATTATTGACGCGATTCATCTCGATATTGCGAGTGTGCGGGATACGCTGGTCGGTCTGATTGATGATTTCGATGAAACGACTGACAGTTTATCCGACCAGGAATTTCTCGAGGCTGCTCAAACGGCACTTGATGAGGCAATACAGTCAGTTGCAGTGATTGATGAGGAATATCAGCACGAACAGGGAGTCCTGGCATCGCTGGAGAGCGAACGTGATGTGAAACAGGATCAGTTCGATGCAGCGAATGCGGTGACTTCATCTGCCCGCTCAAGCTGGGAATCGGCCCAGGCACTGTTAGCTCAGCGGCGACAGGAAAGGGAAGATGCTATTCAGCTAGTCAATGATCTTGTTGATCAATGGTACCGCGATGTATATCCTTACTTGACTAGAGGGGGCTCCTACACTACTTGGGGGGAATACCAGGATGCAAATACAGCACAACAGCAGGCTTCTGAGCGCTATGAAGAGGCAATCGGAATCGAGATTGATGCTCGACGAGCTTATGAAGCCACATTACCTGCGTATAATACGGCACTGAGTGAACTCAATCAGGCACAGCAACTAGTCGATGATCAGCAGCAGGTGATCGACTCTCTGGAAGGTCCTCGGTCCGCTGCTCATTCACATCTTGATCAAATGACTTCAGCGGTCCAGCGATTACAGAGTCTGCTGACTGCCTTGGATTCCGAATCCAGTACTCATGCAGAATTAGCCGATCAAATATCCGATCTGACTCAGCGTTTATCGATACGCGTGCAAACAGAAAACAGTCTCACTGAGCAGATTGCGCAACTGGAATCTGGTACTGCCCTGGATGAACTTCCTGCTCTGCAAACTGTTCGCGAGGATGCTTCGCGGATCTGGGACCGGGTCGCAGCCGAGCTTGAAACAGCACGTGAATCGCTGCAGCGGGCAGAAACCATTCGGGCTGAGCTGACTGAGGCGTGGCGCAGGGAAAGGGCATCACTGTTCCAGGATGCACAGAGCTTATCTGCTGCGAATGATGAAACGTTAACTGAACAGGGACGCCTGTACGTAGAATCGATTGACGCTGATTCGATGATGATTCGTTTTCGTGCAGGCGCCGGCCGACATACGATTTCTCTAGAAGTGGTTTCATAA